The Amblyomma americanum isolate KBUSLIRL-KWMA chromosome 3, ASM5285725v1, whole genome shotgun sequence genome window below encodes:
- the Gcn5 gene encoding gcn5 acetyltransferase, with protein MSTAAPAGAATAPGQNNQQGSSGGEPNRQNNLQRIAQKKAQVKGWPLNKKLEKLAIYSSCKADDGCKCNGWKNPNPPQTPQRPEGPQPLASLNDPCRSCSHILGAHVSHLENAPDEELNRLLGIVVDVENMFMCVHREEDADTKQVYYYLFKLLRKSILLMTRPTVEGPLGNPPFEKPSIAKAVINFVMYKFGHLSQKEWQTMYDLAKMFLHCLNHWKLETPSARKQQRQHLPNEDAAAYKINYTRWLCFCHVPAFCDSLPHSETTIIFGRTLLRSVFQTMRRQLLDKFRAEKDKMPPEKRTLVLTHFPRFLSVLEEEVYGNNSPIWDPDFKQTPLTSATNTSTDKSITSNGTTHARAIEKLSVSNSPSSGNENGTTFNQSPGLHATSRSSKSISTADAQGEKRPIEDNRVPEPKRRKIEGDIPEEVLTQLIATITDPKEMAGPENNVFSELAARDEAARAEERRGVIEFHLVANSLSRRVDEQSLVWLVGLQNVFSHQLPRMPKEYITRLVFDPKHRTLALVKEGRVIGGICFRMFPGQGFTEIVFCAVTSNEQVKGYGTHLMNHLKDYHVKQNILHFLTFADEFAIGYFKKQGFSKDIKLPKSVYTGYIKDYEGATLMGCELDERISYTAFSHVIRKQKEIVKKFIEKQQEHMQKVYPGVPCFKEGVREIPLESIPGLREAGWKPDKKYVKQEQMDPDQAYQAMKSVLIQVKNHSSAWPFLKPVEKSEAPDYYDHIKYPMDLKTMAERLKNHYYVHKRLFIADMQRIFSNCRAYNSPDTEYYKCANTLDRFFQNKMKEAGLWDK; from the exons ATGTCCACGGCGGCTCCAGCTGGGGCTGCAACTGCGCCGGGCCAGAACAATCAGCAGGGATCGTCGGGCGGCGAGCCGAACCGGCAGAATAACCTGCAGCGAATCGCCCAGAAAAAGGCGCAAGTCAAAGGCTGGCCACTGAATAAGAAACTTGAGAAACTTGCCATTTATTCCTCATGCAAG GCTGATGATGGCTgcaaatgtaatggatggaagaaCCCAAACCCTCCGCAAACACCTCAGCGCCCGGAAGGACCTCAACCCTTGGCCAGTCTAAATGATCCATGTCGTAGTTGCAGTCACATATTGG GAGCACATGTGTCCCACCTAGAGAATGCTCCTGATGAAGAGCTCAATAGGCTTCTCGGGATTGTTGTGGATGTTGAAAACATGTTCATGTGTGTTCACAGAGAAGAGGATGCTGATACTAAACAAGTATATTATTATTTATTCAAG CTACTACGAAAAAGTATCCTTCTCATGACGCGACCCACTGTGGAAGGTCCTCTGGGAAATCCACCTTTTGAGAAACCAAGCATTGCTAAG GCAGTGATAAACTTTGTGATGTACAAGTTTGGCCACCTTTCTCAGAAAGAGTGGCAGACCATGTATGACCTCGCAAAGATGTTCCTGCACTGCCTTAACCACTGGAAGCTGGAGACACCGTCAGCCAGGAAACAACAGCGGCAACATTTACCCAACGAAGatgcagctgcatacaaaataaATTACACCAG GTGGTTGTGTTTCTGCCACGTTCCAGCATTCTGTGACAGCTTGCCACATTCTGAAACAACCATCATCTTTGGCCGTACGCTGCTCCGCTCGGTCTTCCAGACGATGCGCCGTCAGCTTCTGGACAAGTTTCGAGCTGAGAAGGACAAGATGCCTCCGGAAAAGAGAACACTTGTGCTCACCCACTTCCCACG ATTCCTGTCGGTACTCGAAGAAGAAGTTTATGGAAACAACTCACCTATATGGGACCCTGATTTCAAGCAAACCCCTCTGACCAGTGCCACCAATACATCTACTGACAAAA GTATAACAAGCAATGGAACAACTCATGCCAGGGCCATTGAGAAGCTGTCTGTTTCTAACTCGCCCAGTTCAGGCAACGAGAATGGCACCACCTTCAACCAGAGCCCTGGTTTGCATGCAACCAGCCGTTCGTCAAAGTCCATTAGCACTGCTGATGCTCAAG GCGAGAAACGGCCGATTGAAGATAATCGCGTGCCAGAGCCCAAGAGGCGCAAGATTGAAG GAGACATTCCAGAGGAGGTGCTTACTCAGTTGATTGCCACAATCACTGATCCAAAGGAAATGGCTGGCCCTGAG AACAACGTTTTCTCTGAGCTGGCAGCGCGAGACGAGGCAGCGCGAGCTGAGGAGCGGCGAGGGGTGATTGAGTTTCACCTGGTGGCCAACTCGCTGAGCCGGCGGGTGGACGAGCAGTCCCTGGTATGGCTGGTGGGGCTGCAGAACGTCTTCTCCCACCAGCTGCCAAGGATGCCCAAAGAGTACATCACCAGGCTCGTCTTTGACCC GAAGCATCGCACGCTTGCCTTGGTGAAAGAAGGTCGAGTCATTGGAGGTATTTGTTTTCGGATGTTTCCGGGGCAAGGCTTCACGGAAATTGTCTTCTGTGCTGTCACTTCCAACGAGCAAGTCAAG GGTTATGGAACACACTTGATGAACCACCTCAAAGATTATCATGTGAAGCAGAATATTCTTCACTTCTTGACGTTTGCTGACGAATTTGCCATTGGCTATTTCAAAAAACAG GGTTTCTCTAAGGACATCAAGCTACCCAAGTCTGTGTACACGGGATACATAAAGGACTATGAGGGAGCCACCCTCATGGGCTGTGAGCTGGACGAGCGCATATCCTACACAGCCTTCAGCCATGTTATCCGCAAGCAGAAGGAG ATAGTGAAGAAGTTCATCGAGAAGCAACAGGAGCACATGCAGAAAGTTTACCCCGGTGTGCCTTGCTTCAAGGAGGGTGTCCGGGAGATTCCTCTTGAGAGCATTCCAGGCCTCC GAGAAGCAGGCTGGAAACCAGACAAGAAATA tgtAAAGCAGGAACAAATGGACCCTGATCAGGCATATCAAGCAATGAAGTCTGTGTTGATACAAGTTAAG AATCACAGTAGTGCATGGCCCTTCTTGAAACCAGTGGAGAAATCTGAGGCACCTGACTACTATGATCACATCAAGTATCCAATGG ACTTGAAGACGATGGCGGAAAGGCTGAAAAACCACTACTATGTGCACAAGCGGCTGTTCATTGCGGACATGCAGAGGATCTTCAGCAACTGCCGTGCCTACAACAGCCCCGACACCGAGTACTACAAGTGCGCCAACACTCTGGACCGCTTCTTCCAGAACAAAATGAAGGAGGCAGGTCTCTGGGACAAGTGA